From a single Nicotiana tabacum cultivar K326 chromosome 8, ASM71507v2, whole genome shotgun sequence genomic region:
- the LOC107818861 gene encoding protein CHUP1, chloroplastic: MMRDKRDLRPVILKFGVALALSLGGIIFTFFRNKRIKPSNSPPSPSSGGTKGELKNDDQKTPASSNSFFDVPERDEDFSIPKRIIESSISVPSTSGKSDGDRDGFLLPEFNELVKEFSLSSKANFSPKKDVETPHHDGDSPREHKIVADDHEQEIKNLKNIVKTLKERERTLEIQLLEYYGLKEQESAVMELQNRLKINNMEAKLLGLKVESLKAEKMRLEAEVADYAKVVSELEAAKLKIKQLKKKLRLEADQNKEQILSLKERVLKLRDEKNPVEAESDVQLKPEKLKDLESEADELRKFNHSLRVENSTLAERLESVQILASSVPGDDETKALEEEKLRLRKQNEDLIRELEQLQADRCNDAEELVYLRWVNACLRYELRNYQPIPGKTTARDLSKTLSPKSEKKAKQLILEYANKEGQGDKGIHVSDIDSDWLSSQASYLSDSGEFDDTSVDNSSAHKTDASNKSKVFGKLMRLVRGKDHHHGQSSPEMVHSTERRPSYSSGYNSDTAAIDAGAVRLRSRSRISSQGSSKQFMDFNPVSQGSRNVKGERNNYLTGMRRYSDSLDYISKHLADSPQQERNNHDPENVQKSELLKYAEVLQGSRSKTSFCKRSASVSFF, from the exons AAAGAATTAAGCCCTCCAATTCTCCTCCATCACCCAGTTCAG GTGGTACAAAAGGCGAGCTCAAAAATGATGATCAGAAGACTCCTGCGTCGAGCAATTCATTTTTCGATGTGCCAGAGAGAGAT GAAGATTTCTCCATACCAAAACGCATTATCGAGAGTTCTATAAGTGTTCCATCTACAAGTGGTAAGTCTGATGGAGATAGAGATGGGTTTCTTCTGCCCGAGTTCAATGAACTTGTAAAGGAATTCAGTTTATCTTCAAAGGCTAATTTTTCTCCAAAGAAGGATGTTGAAACACCACATCACGACGGAGATTCACCCAGAGAACATAAAATTGTTGCGGATGACCATGAGCAAGAGATTAAGAACCTTAAGAATATTGTTAAAACTCTTAAAGAAAGGGAGAGGACTCTTGAGATCCAACTGCTTGAGTATTATGGCCTCAAGGAGCAAGAATCTGCCGTAATGGAACTTCAAAATCGGCTAAAAATAAACAATATGGAAGCTAAGCTTTTGGGTCTTAAAGTCGAGTCCTTGAAGGCAGAGAAGATGAGGTTAGAGGCTGAAGTGGCTGATTATGCAAAGGTTGTGTCAGAACTTGAAGCTGCGAAATTGAAGATAAAGCAGCTGAAAAAGAAACTCAGGTTGGAAGCTGATCAAAACAAGGAACAGATTTTATCCCTTAAAGAAAGAGTTTTGAAGTTGCGCGATGAAAAGAATCCTGTTGAAGCTGAATCAGATGTTCAATTAAAGCCGGAAAAATTGAAGGACTTGGAGAGCGAGGCTGATGAGTTGAGGAAATTTAACCACAGCTTAAGAGTAGAAAACTCGACGCTGGCTGAGAGACTGGAATCTGTTCAGATCCTTGCCTCTTCTGTTCCGGGAGATGATGAA ACAAAAGCATTGGAAGAAGAAAAGCTACGACTGAGAAAGCAAAATGAAGATTTGATAAGGGAACTTGAGCAGCTTCAAGCAGACCGCTGCAATGATGCCGAGGAACTAGTCTATCTTCGATGGGTAAATGCTTGCTTGCGGTATGAGCTGAGGAACTATCAGCCCATCCCGGGCAAAACAACTGCAAGGGACCTCAGTAAAACATTAAGCCCCAAATCTGAGAAGAAAGCCAAGCAACTAATTCTTGAATATGCAAATAAAGAAGGCCAAGGGGATAAGGGGATCCACGTTTCAGATATTGATTCTGATTGGTTATCCTCTCAAGCATCCTATCTTTCGGACTCTGGTGAGTTTGATGATACTTCTGTTGATAATTCTTCAGCCCATAAGACTGACGCTTCAAACAAAAGCAAAGTCTTTGGTAAGCTTATGAGATTAGTACGGGGAAAGGACCATCATCACGGTCAGAGTTCTCCGGAAATGGTTCACAGTACAGAAAGACGCCCTAGTTATTCTTCGGGGTACAACTCAGATACGGCTGCTATAGATGCTGGAGCTGTTAGGCTCCGCAGCAGATCAAGAATCTCATCTCAGGGTTCGTCCAAACAGTTTATGGATTTCAATCCAGTATCTCAAGGTTCAAGGAACGTTAAGGGAGAACGCAACAACTATTTGACAGGTATGAGGAGATATAGTGATTCATTAGATTACATCTCAAAACATCTTGCTGATTCACCTCAACAAGAAAGAAATAACCATGACCCTGAAAATGTCCAGAAATCCGAGTTGTTGAAATATGCAGAAGTTCTGCAAGGGTCTCGTTCTAAAACATCATTTTGTAAGAGATCAGCATCAGTTAGTTTCTTCTAA